Proteins from a genomic interval of Capsicum annuum cultivar UCD-10X-F1 chromosome 4, UCD10Xv1.1, whole genome shotgun sequence:
- the LOC107868019 gene encoding pentatricopeptide repeat-containing protein At4g22760-like, protein MNAAADFLVGSDDGREKLLAAASAVANTAQALSSSFWKQMEQLFHFISEIDTTVLRQQLGDLKFGSWIESFIHETGIQLDDYLTISLIDLYAKCGSIDKAYKLFRGLKKKDLAGYTAMIL, encoded by the exons ATGAATGCTGCAGCTGATTTTCTAG TTGGTTCAGATGATGGCCGTGAAAAGCTACTGGCTGCTGCAAGTGCTGTTGCTAACACTG CTCAAGCCCTTTCGAGCTCATTCTGGAAGCAAATGGAGCAACTTTTTCATTTTATATCTGAAATAGACACGACAGTTCTGAGGCAGCAG CTGGGAGATCTAAAGTTTGGTTCTTGGATTGagtcattcattcatgaaacTGGAATTCAACTGGATGACTACTTGACCATCAGTTTGATCGACCTTTATGCAAAATGTGGAAGTATTGATAAAGCTTACAAGCTGTTCCGCGGCTTGAAAAAGAAAGATTTGGCAGGATATACTGCCATGATACTGTGA